The Cricetulus griseus strain 17A/GY chromosome 9, alternate assembly CriGri-PICRH-1.0, whole genome shotgun sequence genome has a segment encoding these proteins:
- the LOC113837332 gene encoding free fatty acid receptor 1 — MALSPQLSFALYVSAFALGFPLNLLAIRGAVAHARLRLTPNLVYTLHLGCSDLLLAITLPLKAVEALASGAWPLPLPFCSVFVLAHFAPLYASGGFLAALSAGRYLGAAFPFGYQAIRRPRYSWGVCVAIWVLVLCHMGLVLGLEAPGGWLTNTTSSLGISIPVNGSPVCLEAWDPNSARPARLSFSILLFFMPLAITAFCYVGCLRALVHSGLSHKRKLRAAWVAGGALLTLLLCLGPYNASNVASFINPDLGDSWRKLGLITGAWSVVLNPLVTGYLGAGPGRGTVCMPRTQGGTIQK, encoded by the coding sequence ATGGCCCTGTCTCCACAGCTCTCCTTCGCCCTCTATGTGTCCGCCTTTGCACTGGGCTTCCCGCTGAACCTGTTGGCCATCCGAGGAGCCGTGGCCCATGCCAGACTGCGACTCACCCCCAACCTGGTCTATACACTCCACCTGGGCTGCTCTGACCTCCTCCTGGCCATCACACTACCCCTGAAGGCTGTGGAGGCCCTGGCTTCTGGGGCCTGGCCCCTGCCACTCCCCTTCTGCTCCGTCTTTGTCTTGGCTCACTTTGCTCCACTCTATGCGAGTGGAGGCTTCCTGGCGGCTCTCAGTGCTGGCCGCTACCTGGGGGCTGCCTTCCCCTTCGGGTACCAAGCCATTCGGAGGCCCCGCTATTCCTGGGGCGTGTGTGTGGCTATATGGGTCCTGGTCCTCTGCCACATGGGACTGGTCCTTGGCTTGGAGGCTCCTGGAGGCTGGCTGACCAACACCACCAGTTCCCTGGGAATCAGCATACCCGTGAATGGTTCCCCGGTCTGCCTGGAAGCCTGGGATCCCAACTCTGCCCGCCCTGCCCGCCTCAGTTTTTCCATCCTGCTCTTCTTTATGCCCTTGGCCATCACCGCCTTCTGCTATGTGGGCTGCCTGCGGGCTTTGGTCCACTCAGGCCTGAGCCACAAACGGAAGCTCAGGGCAGCTTGGGTGGCTGGAGGAGCCCTTCTCACACTCCTGCTCTGCTTGGGGCCCTACAATGCCTCCAATGTGGCAAGTTTCATAAACCCGGACCTAGGAGACTCCTGGAGGAAATTGGGGCTCATCACAGGGGCCTGGAGTGTGGTGCTCAACCCATTAGTCACCGGCTACTTGGGAGCAGGTCCTGGCCGAGGGACAGTATGTATGCCAAGGACTCAAGGAGGAACAATTCAGAAGTAG
- the LOC113837336 gene encoding free fatty acid receptor 3, whose amino-acid sequence MGESFSPGNHWLFFSVYLLVFLVGLPLNVMALVVFVGKLRRRPVAVDLLLLNLTLSDLLLLLFLPFRMVEAACGMRWLLPFILCPLSGFLFFTTIYLTSLFLTAVSIERFLSVAYPLWYKTRPRLAQAGLVSGICWFLASAHCSVVYVTEYWGNATYSQGTNGTCYLEFREDQLAVLLPVRLEMAVVLFMVPLCITSYCYSRLVWILSRGASRRRRKRVMGLLAATLLIFFVCFGPYNMSHVVGYVRGESPTWRSYVLLLSTLNSCIDPLVFYFSSSKFQADFQQLLGRLTRGCVPWTQEVSLELKAKNGEELCKECPS is encoded by the coding sequence ATGGGGGAGAGCTTCTCTCCCGGCAatcactggcttttcttttccgTGTACCTGCTGGTCTTCCTCGTGGGACTGCCCCTCAACGTGATGGCCCTGGTGGTCTTCGTGGGCAAGCTGCGCCGCCGCCCCGTGGCCGTGGACTTACTTTTGCTAAACCTGACCCTGTCGGACCTGCTCCTGCTACTGTTCCTGCCGTTTCGCATGGTGGAGGCAGCCTGTGGCATGAGATGGCTCCTGCCTTTCATTCTCTGTCCCCTCTCggggtttcttttctttactaCCATCTATCTCACCTCGCTCTTTCTGACGGCCGTGAGCATCGAACGTTTCCTGAGCGTGGCCTACCCGCTGTGGTACAAGACCCGGCCACGactggcccaggctggtctggtcAGTGGCATCTGCTGGTTCCTGGCCTCGGCTCACTGCAGTGTGGTTTACGTCACCGAGTACTGGGGGAATGCCACCTACAGCCAGGGTACCAATGGAACCTGCTACCTGGAATTCCGGGAGGACCAGCTCGCCGTGCTCCTGCCTGTGCGACTCGAGATGGCTGTGGTCCTTTTTATGGTGCCCCTGTGCATCACGAGTTACTGCTACAGCCGCCTGGTGTGGATTCTGAGCCGGGGAGCCAGCCGGCGCAGACGCAAGAGGGTGATGGGGCTTCTGGCTGCCACGCTGCTCATCTTCTTCGTCTGCTTCGGCCCCTACAATATGTCCCACGTGGTGGGCTATGTCCGGGGTGAGAGCCCGACCTGGCGGAGTTACGTGCTCCTCCTCAGCACCCTCAACTCTTGCATCGACCCTCTAGTCTTCTACTTTTCATCCTCCAAGTTCCAAGCCGACTTTCAGCAGCTCCTGGGGAGGCTGACCAGAGGCTGTGTGCCTTGGACTCAGGAAGTCAGCTTGGAGCTGAAGGCAAAGAACGGAGAAGAGCTTTGCAAGGAGTGTCCAAGCTAG